In Astatotilapia calliptera chromosome 16, fAstCal1.2, whole genome shotgun sequence, one genomic interval encodes:
- the LOC113007949 gene encoding anterior gradient protein 3-like isoform X1 — MIYLFDKFDRKENLKIESAHRSVRADACCFILTSSSLKGQGTMLRWVLLALLIGLCASAGDQKAKKKVKSQSLSRGWGGGINWAQNYEDGLAKMAKSQKPLMVIHHKDNCPHSKDLKKAFVVDKTIQKMAKEDFIMLNVVEETSDKNLAPDGYYVPRILFVDPTLTVRTDITGKYSNHLYTYTASDIQGLADNMKKAKVPLHSEL, encoded by the exons ATGATATACCTGTTTGACAAGTTCgatagaaaagaaaatctgaaaatagAGAGCGCACATAGGAGCGTCAGAGCAGATGCTTGTTGCTTCATATTGACGAG cagctctctgaaagGACAAGGAACAATGCTTCGCTGGGTCTTGCTTGCTTTGCTCATTGGCCTCTGTGCCAGTGCCGGGGACCAGAAAGCTAAAAAGAAAGTGAAGAGTCAGTCCTTGTCAAGAG GATGGGGAGGTGGTATTAACTGGGCCCAAAATTATGAAGACGGCCTAGCAAAAATGGCCAAGAG TCAGAAACCTCTCATGGTCATTCATCATAAAGACAACTGCCCACACAGTAAAG ACCTGAAGAAGGCATTTGTTGTGGATAAGACTATCCAGAAAATggcaaaagaggatttcatcaTGCTCAACGTGGTG GAAGAGACTTCGGACAAGAATCTGGCACCTGACGGTTACTATGTTCCCAGAATCCTCTTTGTTG ATCCAACCTTGACTGTGCGCACAGACATTACTGGAAAGTACAGCAACCACCTCTACACCTACACAGCGAGTGACATCCAAGGCC TGGCCGACAACATGAAGAAAGCCAAAGTCCCGCTGCACAGCGAACTCTAA
- the LOC113007949 gene encoding anterior gradient protein 3-like isoform X2, translated as MIYLFDKFDRKENLKIESAHRSVRADACCFILTSSLKGQGTMLRWVLLALLIGLCASAGDQKAKKKVKSQSLSRGWGGGINWAQNYEDGLAKMAKSQKPLMVIHHKDNCPHSKDLKKAFVVDKTIQKMAKEDFIMLNVVEETSDKNLAPDGYYVPRILFVDPTLTVRTDITGKYSNHLYTYTASDIQGLADNMKKAKVPLHSEL; from the exons ATGATATACCTGTTTGACAAGTTCgatagaaaagaaaatctgaaaatagAGAGCGCACATAGGAGCGTCAGAGCAGATGCTTGTTGCTTCATATTGACGAG ctctctgaaagGACAAGGAACAATGCTTCGCTGGGTCTTGCTTGCTTTGCTCATTGGCCTCTGTGCCAGTGCCGGGGACCAGAAAGCTAAAAAGAAAGTGAAGAGTCAGTCCTTGTCAAGAG GATGGGGAGGTGGTATTAACTGGGCCCAAAATTATGAAGACGGCCTAGCAAAAATGGCCAAGAG TCAGAAACCTCTCATGGTCATTCATCATAAAGACAACTGCCCACACAGTAAAG ACCTGAAGAAGGCATTTGTTGTGGATAAGACTATCCAGAAAATggcaaaagaggatttcatcaTGCTCAACGTGGTG GAAGAGACTTCGGACAAGAATCTGGCACCTGACGGTTACTATGTTCCCAGAATCCTCTTTGTTG ATCCAACCTTGACTGTGCGCACAGACATTACTGGAAAGTACAGCAACCACCTCTACACCTACACAGCGAGTGACATCCAAGGCC TGGCCGACAACATGAAGAAAGCCAAAGTCCCGCTGCACAGCGAACTCTAA